From a region of the Methanobacterium sp. genome:
- a CDS encoding amino acid adenylation domain-containing protein gives MDFFDLSNAQKRTIITEISNPGNEAYIVPFKSKFPLFDEEYVKKALDTCIGGNLRLRITKDEDMNFMQYYADDRDLFSYLDMQDKSEDEINDFIKSFSLTPFKEIFDASLYKFLLIKTRKELIVLGRAHHLIIDGTSVNIFANNLTDCVSALKKGEKYKPSDISYEVYVKKEKEYLKSEEAKADEEFWLSNLDGYSKDWYSSDDLSIKRNYFHLKPELRDKLKELSSVNGVRISTFVLALSAVSLYFAKSNCSDEMVWNSVYHGRDFGEKIHDMLGMFVNMMPLKLDYDKNRTFKDVLLYTKSVLKAGLTHGKLSFNMYSAKLQQKGIDPAMLSMYSMVSNSTDANVEYLINNSKSEFPFHIRVNPSLKDKDGLQLLLVEYNKDCFSDAQITHMVDNIEKLLYDIADNPDKTCDEFEIETSEFYDASTYFKNMMQNSDGATAISSDIKDKKEEEGVLKESSISLDKSNIENFCKDNVITPNNLFLGATLFALAKFVFNKDILIGIISNNLHIGQELPFGVNIDTDKTVNDYLTSLQDSLLDVLDYDYYPFTRISSLNYILPEFLYVYGLSGNINQGHFKPPKLTVCIEDNNDDNEFKIISNYNDAFYSKELMDTFTESINTLLFKLMENPEARLKDISILEDDGKEKEFKMNPVEEPLLNKLFEKQVEQSKDEIALIAEDGEFTYDELNRKANRIANALINRGVEVEDRILFMLKRDSRLIAAVLGIIKAGCAFIPVDPEYPEERIKHVLEDSDAKYIITKADMPNALDVDELLQEDNEENPNPELTPESLCYLIYTSGSTGKPKGVMLTHGGITNYVSPHPENIPIHALLTKSNKMISISTVSFIVFLREIFATITNGMPVVFANEEQSINPLELVKLFDKTDADAFGATPTRLLQYLEIEEIQKTVPRCNVIIVGGEGFPPQLYNTLSKYTDAEIYNSYGPTEITIASHGKLITSDDISAGVPLLNVTDRVMDMDANPLPYNVVGELYVAGAGVARGYWNREELTKERFIMYNGLRYYNTGDLAKRDSTGELYVLGRMDNQIKLRGLRIELGEIENAITEYNGIKSVIVLVKNVKDTEHLCAYFIEDDEIDINDLRNNLIDTLPSYMVPSYFVRMDAFPMTPNGKADLMNFPAPEMDDYGLDEIISPETDLEKDIFDMCSEILDTTDFGVITDLFQLGLTSLSVLKLVAKISKKFGVNVNVTNIMRARTIREIANEVSASSSVSKKHYAIQDFYPLTQNQLGVYFDCVKNPEKLTYNLPKCIRFKKDIDPLKLKTAILDVIEKHPYIKTRFVMREGEIYQERRDDFKANVNIKEGIVNDAVIKDFIKPFSLFDGPLFRFEIYESPHEICLLSDFHHIIVDGTSLNILFNDLASIYDGGIVDNEEYNGFDFSLEELAVENSELYREAESYFANRIPNYDSATIITPDLTGKEEDGELGEYSVSLDKQMVENFCKDNAITPNNLFLAATVFTLSKFVYHKDILISTISNGRGNPQFQNSLAMMVKTLPVPLNINSDMQATDYFAYVENIWLDVLKYECYPFTKISDKYDMFPDFLYAYHGKIIEDITINGRTVERESLEYEALKFKLSVNIVDTGESFNIFSQYNDALYSEYLIETFIRSINIVLDKLMENPKALIKDISIIDKEDAEDFKINPVEEQLLNKVFEKQAELHKNEIALIAEDGEFTYDELNKKANRIANALIKLGVNVEDRIMFMLKRDSRLIATILGIMKAGCAFIPVDPEFPEDRIEYVLEDSNAKYIITKADIPNALDIDELLQEENEENPNPELSPENLCYLIYTSGSTGNPKGVMLTHDNITNYVSPDPENCYAHAFVNKVDKIISIATVSFDLFLHEAFIPLMNGVTLVFANEEEANNPLELIKLFKRTNADSFSATPSRMLQYLEIDGISDVLADCTVITVAGEKYPLQLHKMLQNCTDGEIYNVYGPTETTISCNTKHVPDDNITVGKPLLNVAERVMDMDSNPLPSGVVGELYVAGVGVSRGYWNKDELTDKSFVMIDGRSYYRTGDFAKKEKNGEYSILGRLDNQIKLRGLRIEIGEIENAISEYNGVKSVVVVVKQVQSNDHLCAYFTGDHEISVDGLRDELKKRLTKYMVPTIFMQIDELPQTPNGKTDVKALPEPVLAEKDYVAPENDVEEFFAEIFQEILSMPKIGATDNFFDLGGTSLLVTKITIEAMNEGYEIKYGDVFAHPTPRDLANFITGAEESAEEHEDYSYDSINEILEKNTIENFVNGEKEELGNVLLTGATGFLGIHVLHDFLENETGSIYCMLRKGRRTTPEERLKTLLFYYFSKNYEELFGLRIHIIEGDITNKSDFEKSLPLPIDTVINCAANVKHFASGTQIEDINIGGVVNGVEFCMQKGCKFIQVSTTSVAGESVDNFPPLDTIFDEQTLYVGQALDNKYLSSKFKAERVVLEAVSNGLNGKIMRAGNLMARQSDSEFQINFETNGFINRLKAYGAIGKVPYSTLGGEVELTPIDSTARAILTLARTPKECTLFHTYNNHNIYIADIIEIMNSVGLDIEGAEEDEFKIAFAEAMEDESKQEAISGLVTAVGMGKGKGRALVSVVNNYTIQILYRLGYKWPLISDEYLVMFIQYLKEMNFFN, from the coding sequence ATGGATTTCTTTGATTTATCAAATGCACAAAAAAGGACTATTATAACAGAGATTAGTAACCCTGGTAATGAAGCTTATATTGTTCCATTTAAATCTAAATTTCCACTTTTTGATGAAGAATATGTAAAAAAAGCTTTAGATACCTGCATAGGTGGAAATCTTCGCCTGCGCATAACCAAAGATGAAGATATGAATTTTATGCAGTATTATGCTGATGATAGGGATTTATTTTCATATTTAGATATGCAGGATAAGAGTGAAGATGAAATTAATGATTTTATAAAATCCTTTTCACTAACGCCTTTTAAGGAAATCTTTGATGCATCCCTTTACAAGTTTTTACTCATTAAAACAAGAAAAGAACTTATTGTGCTTGGTCGTGCACATCATCTAATCATTGATGGAACTTCTGTAAATATTTTTGCAAATAACCTCACAGATTGTGTATCAGCCTTAAAAAAAGGAGAAAAATACAAACCATCCGATATTTCATACGAAGTATATGTTAAAAAAGAAAAAGAATACCTTAAAAGCGAAGAAGCTAAAGCGGATGAAGAATTTTGGCTTTCTAATTTAGATGGATATTCAAAGGATTGGTATTCATCTGATGATCTAAGCATTAAAAGAAATTATTTCCATCTAAAACCAGAATTACGCGATAAATTAAAGGAATTATCCTCAGTTAATGGTGTAAGGATATCTACATTTGTATTAGCATTATCTGCTGTATCATTATACTTTGCAAAAAGTAACTGCAGCGATGAAATGGTCTGGAACAGCGTATACCATGGTAGGGATTTTGGAGAAAAAATCCATGATATGTTAGGCATGTTTGTAAATATGATGCCTCTTAAATTGGACTATGATAAAAACAGAACATTTAAAGATGTCTTATTATACACAAAATCGGTGCTAAAAGCTGGTCTGACCCATGGTAAGTTATCTTTTAATATGTACAGTGCAAAATTACAGCAAAAAGGCATAGATCCTGCAATGCTTTCCATGTATTCTATGGTATCCAATTCCACAGATGCAAATGTAGAATACCTGATTAATAACTCTAAAAGCGAATTTCCTTTTCATATCCGTGTAAATCCATCCCTAAAAGATAAAGATGGTTTACAGCTTTTACTGGTTGAATATAACAAAGACTGTTTTTCCGATGCTCAAATCACGCATATGGTAGATAATATTGAAAAATTGCTGTATGATATTGCAGATAATCCTGATAAGACCTGTGATGAGTTTGAAATAGAAACAAGCGAATTCTATGATGCTTCTACATATTTCAAAAACATGATGCAAAACAGTGATGGTGCAACAGCCATCTCATCAGACATTAAAGATAAAAAAGAAGAAGAGGGAGTCTTGAAGGAGAGTTCTATCTCTCTTGATAAATCAAATATAGAAAATTTCTGTAAAGATAATGTAATTACTCCTAACAACCTGTTTTTAGGAGCTACACTGTTTGCTTTAGCTAAATTTGTGTTTAATAAAGATATTTTAATTGGCATTATCTCTAATAACCTTCATATAGGTCAGGAATTACCTTTTGGTGTAAATATTGATACTGATAAAACTGTGAATGATTATTTAACAAGCCTGCAGGATTCTCTTCTGGATGTTTTAGATTATGATTATTATCCTTTTACCCGGATTTCAAGTTTAAATTATATTTTACCTGAATTTTTATATGTCTACGGCTTATCAGGCAATATAAATCAAGGGCATTTCAAACCACCTAAACTCACTGTTTGTATTGAAGATAATAATGATGATAATGAGTTTAAAATAATTTCCAATTATAATGATGCGTTCTACTCTAAAGAACTAATGGATACATTCACAGAAAGCATTAACACTCTGTTATTTAAGTTAATGGAAAATCCTGAGGCGCGACTAAAAGATATTTCTATTTTAGAAGATGATGGAAAAGAAAAAGAGTTCAAGATGAACCCTGTGGAAGAACCATTACTAAATAAGCTTTTTGAAAAGCAAGTAGAGCAAAGTAAGGATGAAATTGCTTTAATTGCTGAAGATGGCGAGTTTACTTATGATGAGTTAAATAGAAAAGCTAATCGTATAGCTAACGCCTTGATTAATCGTGGCGTGGAAGTTGAAGACAGAATATTGTTTATGTTAAAACGTGACAGCCGTCTTATTGCTGCTGTGCTTGGTATTATAAAGGCAGGTTGTGCTTTTATTCCTGTTGACCCAGAATACCCTGAAGAAAGAATTAAGCATGTTTTAGAAGATAGTGATGCAAAATATATTATAACAAAGGCAGATATGCCTAATGCATTAGATGTTGATGAGTTACTCCAGGAAGACAACGAGGAGAATCCAAACCCCGAATTAACTCCTGAAAGCTTGTGTTATCTCATTTATACTTCTGGTTCTACTGGAAAACCTAAAGGAGTAATGTTAACTCATGGAGGTATCACCAATTACGTGTCTCCACACCCTGAAAACATTCCAATCCATGCTTTATTAACTAAATCAAATAAGATGATTTCAATATCTACTGTTTCATTTATTGTATTTTTACGTGAGATTTTTGCAACAATTACCAATGGTATGCCTGTTGTTTTTGCCAATGAAGAACAGTCTATTAATCCTTTAGAGCTTGTAAAGCTATTTGATAAAACTGATGCAGATGCATTTGGGGCAACGCCAACCAGATTATTACAGTACTTAGAAATTGAGGAAATACAAAAAACAGTTCCCCGATGCAATGTGATAATTGTAGGGGGAGAAGGCTTCCCTCCACAGCTCTATAACACCCTTTCAAAGTACACTGATGCTGAAATTTACAATTCCTATGGTCCAACTGAAATTACAATTGCATCCCACGGGAAACTCATAACCAGTGACGATATTTCTGCTGGTGTTCCTCTCTTAAATGTTACTGATAGAGTTATGGACATGGATGCTAATCCTTTGCCTTATAATGTTGTAGGTGAGCTTTATGTAGCTGGTGCAGGTGTTGCCAGAGGTTACTGGAATAGAGAGGAGCTAACTAAAGAGCGTTTTATCATGTATAATGGTCTTCGTTATTATAACACTGGGGACTTGGCAAAAAGGGATAGTACTGGTGAATTATATGTTTTAGGTCGTATGGATAACCAGATTAAGCTTAGGGGTTTAAGAATTGAGCTTGGTGAAATTGAAAACGCCATCACAGAGTACAATGGAATTAAATCCGTGATTGTATTGGTTAAAAATGTGAAGGATACTGAACATTTATGTGCTTACTTTATTGAGGATGATGAAATTGATATTAATGATTTAAGGAATAATCTTATAGATACACTACCTTCATATATGGTCCCATCCTATTTTGTTAGAATGGATGCTTTCCCTATGACTCCTAATGGAAAGGCAGATTTAATGAATTTCCCTGCCCCTGAAATGGATGATTATGGGCTTGATGAAATTATATCTCCTGAAACTGATTTAGAAAAAGATATTTTTGATATGTGTTCTGAGATTTTAGATACAACTGATTTTGGTGTAATAACAGACTTGTTCCAGTTAGGTCTTACTTCTTTATCTGTTTTAAAGTTAGTTGCCAAGATTTCAAAGAAATTTGGCGTTAATGTTAATGTAACCAACATTATGAGGGCTAGAACTATACGGGAAATTGCAAATGAAGTTTCAGCATCATCCAGCGTTAGCAAAAAACACTACGCGATACAGGATTTCTATCCTTTAACTCAAAATCAGTTAGGTGTATACTTCGATTGTGTTAAAAATCCGGAGAAATTAACCTATAATCTTCCTAAATGTATACGTTTCAAGAAAGATATCGACCCTCTGAAACTAAAAACTGCCATATTAGACGTTATTGAGAAACATCCCTATATTAAAACAAGGTTTGTTATGAGAGAGGGTGAAATATATCAAGAACGGCGTGACGACTTTAAGGCCAATGTAAACATTAAAGAAGGAATAGTTAATGATGCAGTTATAAAAGACTTTATAAAACCATTCTCTTTATTTGATGGGCCTTTATTCAGGTTTGAAATTTATGAAAGTCCCCATGAAATCTGTTTGTTATCTGATTTCCACCATATAATTGTGGATGGTACTTCTTTGAATATCCTCTTTAATGATCTTGCAAGTATATATGATGGCGGAATTGTAGACAACGAGGAGTATAATGGTTTTGATTTTAGCTTAGAGGAGCTTGCAGTTGAAAATAGTGAGTTATATCGCGAAGCAGAATCATATTTTGCAAATAGAATCCCTAATTATGATAGTGCAACAATTATTACTCCAGATTTAACTGGAAAAGAAGAAGATGGCGAATTAGGAGAGTATAGTGTTTCTTTAGATAAACAAATGGTTGAAAATTTCTGTAAAGATAATGCAATTACTCCTAATAATCTATTTTTAGCAGCAACTGTATTTACATTGAGTAAATTTGTATATCATAAAGATATTCTGATTTCTACAATTTCTAATGGTAGAGGTAATCCACAATTTCAAAATAGTCTTGCTATGATGGTAAAAACATTGCCTGTTCCTTTAAATATAAATAGTGATATGCAGGCAACAGATTATTTTGCTTATGTGGAAAATATCTGGTTAGATGTACTAAAATATGAATGTTATCCATTTACAAAGATTTCTGATAAATATGACATGTTCCCTGACTTTTTATATGCCTATCATGGAAAAATTATTGAAGATATAACCATTAATGGCCGTACTGTAGAACGTGAAAGCTTAGAATACGAAGCACTGAAATTTAAGTTAAGTGTTAACATTGTAGATACTGGTGAGAGCTTTAATATATTTTCACAGTATAATGACGCCCTTTATTCTGAATATTTAATAGAGACATTTATTAGAAGCATTAATATTGTTTTAGATAAGTTAATGGAAAATCCTAAGGCATTAATTAAAGATATTTCCATTATAGACAAAGAAGATGCTGAAGACTTCAAAATAAACCCTGTGGAAGAACAATTATTGAATAAAGTCTTTGAAAAACAGGCAGAATTACATAAAAATGAAATTGCTTTAATCGCTGAAGACGGGGAGTTTACTTATGATGAATTAAATAAAAAAGCTAATCGTATTGCCAATGCCCTGATTAAACTTGGCGTAAATGTTGAAGATAGAATTATGTTCATGTTAAAACGTGACAGCCGCCTTATCGCCACCATACTGGGTATTATGAAAGCAGGCTGTGCATTCATTCCTGTTGACCCTGAATTTCCAGAAGATAGGATAGAATATGTTTTAGAGGATAGTAATGCAAAATATATCATTACCAAGGCAGATATACCTAATGCATTGGATATTGATGAATTACTCCAGGAAGAGAACGAAGAAAATCCAAATCCTGAATTATCACCTGAAAATCTATGTTATCTCATTTATACATCTGGTTCTACAGGAAACCCAAAAGGAGTAATGTTAACTCATGATAACATAACAAATTATGTATCTCCTGACCCGGAAAATTGCTATGCACATGCCTTTGTTAATAAAGTAGATAAAATCATTTCTATAGCAACTGTATCTTTTGATCTTTTCCTACATGAAGCCTTTATTCCCCTTATGAATGGTGTGACTTTGGTCTTTGCCAATGAGGAAGAAGCTAACAATCCATTAGAGCTTATAAAATTATTCAAACGGACAAATGCAGATTCTTTTAGTGCAACACCTTCCCGAATGCTACAATATTTGGAAATTGATGGTATAAGTGATGTATTAGCTGATTGTACGGTGATTACTGTAGCTGGAGAGAAATATCCTTTACAATTACATAAAATGCTCCAAAATTGTACTGATGGAGAAATATACAATGTATATGGTCCAACAGAAACCACAATTTCATGTAACACCAAACACGTCCCTGACGATAACATTACTGTTGGTAAACCATTATTAAACGTTGCTGAAAGAGTTATGGATATGGATAGTAATCCTTTGCCTTCTGGTGTTGTGGGCGAATTGTATGTAGCTGGTGTGGGGGTTTCTAGAGGTTACTGGAATAAAGATGAACTTACCGATAAGAGTTTTGTGATGATTGATGGTCGTAGTTATTATAGAACTGGAGACTTTGCCAAGAAAGAAAAGAATGGTGAGTATTCCATTTTAGGCAGGCTTGATAATCAAATTAAGCTTCGAGGATTGAGGATTGAGATTGGCGAAATTGAAAATGCAATTTCAGAGTATAATGGTGTCAAATCTGTTGTTGTAGTTGTTAAACAGGTACAATCTAATGATCATTTATGTGCATATTTCACTGGTGACCATGAAATCAGTGTTGATGGTTTAAGGGATGAATTAAAGAAGAGATTAACTAAATATATGGTTCCCACAATATTTATGCAAATTGATGAGTTACCTCAAACTCCTAATGGTAAAACTGATGTTAAAGCGCTTCCAGAACCTGTTTTAGCAGAGAAAGATTATGTTGCTCCAGAAAATGATGTTGAGGAATTCTTTGCAGAAATATTCCAGGAGATATTAAGTATGCCTAAAATAGGGGCAACTGATAATTTCTTTGATTTAGGAGGTACATCGCTTTTAGTTACTAAAATTACAATTGAAGCAATGAATGAAGGATATGAAATAAAGTATGGTGATGTTTTTGCACATCCTACTCCTCGTGATTTAGCTAATTTCATAACAGGTGCAGAAGAATCTGCAGAAGAACATGAAGATTATTCATACGACAGCATTAATGAGATTTTAGAAAAAAATACTATAGAGAATTTTGTAAATGGAGAAAAAGAGGAGCTTGGAAATGTTTTACTTACTGGTGCAACTGGATTTTTAGGAATACATGTTTTACATGACTTCTTAGAAAACGAAACAGGCTCTATTTACTGTATGCTTAGAAAAGGAAGGCGTACAACTCCTGAAGAACGTTTAAAAACCCTTCTCTTCTATTACTTCAGTAAAAATTATGAAGAGTTGTTTGGTTTGCGGATTCATATAATCGAAGGAGATATTACAAATAAATCTGACTTTGAAAAGTCTTTACCGCTTCCTATAGACACTGTTATTAATTGTGCTGCAAATGTAAAGCATTTCGCTTCAGGAACTCAAATTGAAGATATTAACATAGGTGGTGTGGTTAATGGTGTTGAATTCTGCATGCAGAAAGGTTGTAAATTTATACAGGTTTCAACAACAAGTGTTGCTGGAGAAAGTGTAGATAATTTCCCACCATTAGACACTATATTTGATGAACAAACATTATATGTGGGCCAGGCATTGGATAATAAGTATCTTAGCAGTAAATTCAAAGCTGAACGTGTTGTATTAGAAGCTGTTAGTAACGGATTGAACGGTAAAATTATGCGTGCCGGTAATCTAATGGCCAGACAATCAGATAGTGAATTCCAGATTAACTTTGAAACTAATGGGTTTATTAACCGTTTAAAGGCATATGGTGCCATTGGAAAAGTACCTTACTCTACATTAGGAGGAGAAGTAGAGCTTACACCAATAGATAGTACTGCAAGAGCAATTTTAACATTAGCAAGAACTCCTAAAGAATGTACATTATTCCATACTTACAATAACCACAATATCTACATTGCCGATATTATAGAAATCATGAATTCGGTGGGCCTTGACATTGAAGGTGCAGAAGAAGATGAATTTAAAATTGCATTTGCTGAAGCTATGGAAGATGAATCAAAACAAGAAGCAATTTCAGGACTTGTAACTGCTGTTGGTATGGGTAAAGGTAAAGGGCGTGCCCTGGTTTCTGTTGTAAATAATTATACAATACAAATTTTATATCGTTTAGGATATAAATGGCCTTTAATAAGTGATGAATACCTTGTAATGTTTATACAGTACCTTAAAGAGATGAATTTCTTTAATTGA
- a CDS encoding 4'-phosphopantetheinyl transferase superfamily protein, with protein sequence MLLYYMDVSKLDFNKLQGSVSSERLKKADRYFHQKDKQLSLGVEILLNHALGEMGIYDPIFDVDKYSKPYLKNYSDIHFNLSHSEEYVACAVSNSPVGVDIEYVDEVDLNVAERYFFGSEYEYILNNSNKKEAFFSLWVLKESYMKMTGLGFHLPLDEFSIEIDDEIKLIHKDNTVKLGLWNVCGGEYMLGICSKNKITEPILINLEDIENVNHEKIGETA encoded by the coding sequence ATGTTGTTATACTACATGGACGTATCCAAGCTTGATTTCAACAAATTGCAGGGTTCTGTATCCTCCGAGAGGCTAAAAAAGGCCGATAGGTATTTCCACCAAAAAGACAAACAATTATCTCTTGGTGTGGAAATTCTCCTAAACCATGCATTAGGTGAAATGGGCATCTATGATCCAATATTTGACGTGGATAAATATAGTAAGCCCTATTTAAAAAATTATTCTGATATTCATTTTAACCTGTCTCATTCAGAGGAATATGTGGCCTGTGCAGTTAGTAATTCTCCTGTTGGTGTGGATATTGAATACGTTGATGAAGTAGATTTAAATGTGGCCGAGCGTTATTTTTTTGGAAGCGAATATGAATATATTTTAAATAACAGCAACAAAAAAGAAGCTTTTTTTAGTTTATGGGTCTTAAAAGAGAGTTATATGAAAATGACAGGCTTAGGATTTCATCTTCCCCTTGATGAATTTTCTATTGAAATTGATGATGAAATAAAACTTATACATAAGGATAATACAGTTAAATTGGGATTATGGAATGTTTGTGGTGGAGAATACATGCTGGGCATATGCTCAAAAAACAAGATCACTGAACCTATTTTAATAAATCTAGAGGATATTGAAAACGTAAATCATGAAAAAATAGGAGAAACTGCATAA
- a CDS encoding HEAT repeat domain-containing protein, translated as MAKFCPGCGNENKDASKFCENCGYDLGSLEKAPIEETKVEIKSEKTVVSETESHGKVRELIGKLEDPNPQVRFNSALELGVVGGSGLDLLHEALISESLYTRWGAAYALGGVKSPESIPYLIDALRKNDHETNINIVKWILHAMGEIGGEEVIDPLLEVIDKKVKLDYDYSVQGWTTRVLGYVGNERVINILKNKIQRDWRRYVWLRAEGRWAIGKIEDKLQDKRMEPGSKIQYANSDFKSLNLTPGETKLLRSYNLRDKDDVGEMMMSYTLLDLIIRGVLTTEQHIKLKNVRKIIGKSYTSLVESCVIKQGDNFESTNLNPLEKEVVSYVKKDKGVTFEKFAVIMDNDRIGKNFRNKFVKYLVNEGYFKGGFSGMMGASLTDKGKETLNIVNEALYEGNDLRIWLKYNPEMAYEYLDNMGGNVLFKRHCLTNHEDIPILTRKLFEAKNHQEILYCYYWLLEGPNTDLTP; from the coding sequence ATGGCGAAATTCTGTCCAGGTTGCGGTAATGAAAATAAAGATGCTTCCAAATTCTGCGAAAATTGTGGATATGATTTAGGTAGCTTAGAAAAAGCACCTATTGAGGAAACTAAAGTTGAAATTAAATCAGAAAAAACAGTTGTAAGTGAAACGGAAAGTCATGGAAAAGTTAGAGAGCTTATTGGAAAGCTTGAAGATCCAAATCCTCAAGTAAGGTTTAATTCTGCCTTGGAACTTGGAGTTGTTGGTGGAAGTGGGCTTGATCTTTTACACGAGGCTTTAATTAGTGAAAGTCTTTATACACGTTGGGGGGCTGCTTATGCACTGGGAGGCGTTAAAAGCCCTGAATCTATTCCTTATCTTATAGATGCACTTAGAAAAAATGATCATGAAACCAATATCAATATTGTGAAGTGGATACTTCATGCAATGGGTGAGATTGGGGGTGAGGAGGTTATAGACCCACTGCTTGAGGTAATAGATAAAAAAGTAAAACTTGATTATGATTATAGTGTTCAGGGATGGACTACACGTGTTTTAGGTTATGTTGGAAATGAAAGAGTCATTAATATATTGAAAAATAAGATACAACGTGACTGGAGAAGATATGTATGGCTACGTGCTGAGGGAAGATGGGCTATTGGAAAAATTGAGGATAAACTTCAAGATAAAAGGATGGAACCAGGTTCAAAAATTCAATATGCTAATTCAGATTTTAAATCATTAAATCTAACTCCCGGTGAGACTAAACTCCTTAGATCCTATAATCTTAGGGATAAAGATGATGTTGGAGAGATGATGATGAGTTATACGCTCCTTGATCTAATTATAAGGGGGGTTTTGACCACTGAACAGCATATCAAATTAAAGAATGTAAGAAAAATTATTGGAAAATCATATACATCGCTGGTGGAGAGCTGTGTTATCAAGCAAGGAGATAATTTTGAAAGTACAAATCTAAATCCACTTGAAAAGGAAGTTGTTTCCTATGTAAAAAAAGATAAAGGAGTCACTTTTGAAAAATTTGCAGTTATCATGGATAATGATAGGATAGGAAAAAATTTCAGGAATAAATTTGTTAAATACCTTGTAAATGAAGGTTACTTTAAGGGCGGCTTTTCTGGAATGATGGGTGCCAGTTTAACTGATAAAGGCAAAGAAACACTGAATATCGTGAATGAAGCATTATATGAAGGAAATGATCTTAGAATTTGGCTTAAATACAATCCAGAAATGGCTTATGAATATTTAGATAATATGGGAGGGAATGTCCTTTTTAAAAGGCATTGCCTTACTAATCATGAAGATATTCCTATACTAACACGAAAACTTTTTGAAGCTAAAAATCATCAAGAAATATTATATTGCTATTACTGGCTTTTAGAAGGTCCAAATACAGATCTAACTCCATAA